A window from Streptomyces sp. NBC_00335 encodes these proteins:
- a CDS encoding DUF6461 domain-containing protein, whose amino-acid sequence MADITGQGADGGSRACDGGIQWLADWSAWYVSLTFARGIGPEELAARLGALPDLRPGPLGAIDAWSMVTETVDGDGVARVGIWGAWSFAVEHGVPAGAQRLAEVSRCGIEAVHLDPQPDHPPKQFAYARDGELVCCFGIGEEHWRGGHRPDFLLPELVEAKILTPDGCYARPEDEPYEERDRLTLAVLEHRFALSLPRRLVEETPLPAYVTCTQ is encoded by the coding sequence ATGGCGGACATCACGGGGCAGGGCGCGGACGGAGGCTCCCGCGCCTGCGACGGCGGCATCCAGTGGCTGGCGGACTGGAGCGCCTGGTACGTCAGCCTCACCTTCGCCCGGGGCATCGGCCCCGAGGAACTGGCCGCCCGGCTCGGCGCCTTGCCGGACCTGCGCCCCGGGCCGCTCGGGGCCATCGACGCGTGGAGCATGGTCACCGAGACCGTGGACGGCGACGGGGTGGCCCGGGTCGGGATCTGGGGCGCCTGGTCCTTCGCCGTGGAACACGGGGTCCCCGCCGGGGCCCAGCGCCTCGCGGAGGTCTCCCGCTGCGGGATCGAGGCCGTACACCTCGACCCGCAGCCCGATCACCCGCCCAAGCAGTTCGCGTACGCCCGGGACGGCGAGCTGGTCTGCTGCTTCGGCATCGGCGAGGAACACTGGCGCGGCGGCCACCGGCCCGACTTCCTCCTGCCGGAGCTGGTCGAGGCCAAGATCCTCACCCCGGACGGCTGCTACGCCCGCCCCGAGGACGAACCGTACGAGGAACGCGACCGCCTCACCCTCGCCGTACTGGAACACCGCTTCGCGCTGTCCCTGCCCCGCCGCCTCGTCGAGGAGACCCCGCTCCCGGCCTACGTGACCTGCACGCAGTAG
- a CDS encoding DNA-binding protein NsdB encodes MSKGPNTRLNDLFGLAGWSKGELARMVNRQAASMGHHQLATDTSRVRRWIDMGETPREPVPTVLAALFTERLGRVVTIEDLGFVRQRRTAKGQQDGEQENPDGMPWAPERTAAVLTEFTGMDLMLNRRGLMSAGAVLTAGSAIGNAMHDWLHTDPARAKDAHRHTDAFQADSAGYDRYEAAPIGSQEIEALERSVDVFRAWDASRGGGLQRKAVVGQLNEVGGMLAYHHPDHLQRRLWGVAANLAVLAGWMSHDVGLEPTAQKYFVIAAHAAREGGDRPRAGEALSRAARQMVHLGKPNEALDLMKLAQSGSGEQTLPRTRAMLHTIEAWAQAALGKGQAMRRTLGEAEDLFVSTSGDVPPPSWMQHFDEADLHGMQALAFRTLADHDPSAATIAQQHAREALRLRADGHQRSMIFDYISMASACFIADDPEQADRYARLALVSMNETSSHRTWDRLREMYRLTGQYSGFAGIEELREEIKLALPNSPVARSV; translated from the coding sequence GTGAGCAAAGGTCCAAACACCCGTCTGAACGACCTGTTCGGCCTGGCCGGCTGGTCGAAGGGCGAACTGGCGAGGATGGTCAACCGGCAGGCGGCCTCGATGGGCCATCACCAGCTGGCCACCGACACCTCGCGGGTGCGGCGCTGGATCGACATGGGGGAGACCCCGCGCGAACCGGTGCCCACGGTACTGGCAGCACTGTTCACCGAGCGGCTCGGTCGTGTCGTGACCATCGAGGACCTCGGGTTCGTACGACAACGGCGCACCGCCAAAGGACAGCAGGACGGGGAGCAGGAGAACCCCGACGGAATGCCCTGGGCGCCCGAACGCACAGCCGCGGTCCTCACCGAATTCACGGGAATGGACCTCATGCTCAACCGTCGCGGTCTGATGAGCGCGGGTGCCGTGCTCACCGCCGGCTCCGCCATCGGCAACGCCATGCACGACTGGCTCCACACCGACCCCGCCCGCGCGAAGGACGCGCACCGCCACACCGATGCCTTCCAGGCCGACTCGGCGGGCTACGACCGCTACGAGGCCGCGCCCATCGGCTCCCAGGAGATCGAGGCCCTGGAACGCTCGGTGGACGTCTTCCGCGCCTGGGACGCCTCCAGAGGCGGCGGCCTCCAGCGCAAGGCCGTGGTCGGACAGCTCAACGAGGTGGGCGGCATGCTCGCGTACCACCACCCCGACCACCTCCAGCGCAGGCTCTGGGGGGTGGCGGCCAACCTGGCCGTCCTGGCGGGCTGGATGTCCCACGACGTGGGCCTGGAGCCCACCGCGCAGAAGTACTTCGTCATCGCCGCGCACGCGGCCCGCGAGGGCGGCGACCGGCCGCGCGCGGGGGAGGCGCTGTCCCGCGCGGCCCGCCAGATGGTCCACCTGGGCAAGCCGAACGAGGCCCTCGACCTGATGAAGCTGGCACAGTCCGGCTCCGGCGAGCAGACGCTGCCCCGCACCCGCGCCATGCTCCACACCATCGAGGCCTGGGCGCAGGCCGCGCTCGGCAAGGGGCAGGCCATGCGCCGCACCCTGGGCGAGGCCGAGGACCTGTTCGTGTCCACCTCGGGCGACGTGCCGCCGCCCTCCTGGATGCAGCACTTCGACGAGGCCGATCTGCACGGCATGCAGGCACTGGCCTTCCGCACCCTCGCCGACCACGATCCCTCGGCGGCGACCATCGCGCAGCAGCACGCGAGGGAGGCCCTGCGGCTGCGGGCCGACGGCCACCAGCGCTCGATGATCTTCGACTACATCTCGATGGCGTCCGCCTGCTTCATCGCCGACGACCCGGAGCAGGCCGACCGATACGCCCGGCTGGCGCTGGTCTCGATGAACGAGACCTCCTCGCACCGGACGTGGGACCGGCTGCGCGAGATGTACCGGCTGACGGGCCAGTACTCCGGTTTCGCCGGCATCGAGGAGCTCCGCGAGGAGATCAAGCTGGCCCTGCCGAACAGCCCAGTGGCGCGGTCGGTTTGA
- a CDS encoding APC family permease, which translates to MRRINAKRVLVGEPLDTARLGETLLPKRLALPIFCSDPLSSVAYATEEILLILALGGVALLHLAWYAAAAIVFLLVVVVASYRQTCYAYPGGGGAYIVSSKNLGQTAALTAASALLVDYVMTVAVSVVSGVAAITSAIPSLSDHEVPLSVGFVVLLTLMNLRGVRESGRVFAVPTYGFVLVIYLMFAVAAYRLATGSTIRAESADLPISAEGTYAGLAVVLLALRAFASGCTALTGVEAISNGVPAFQKPKSKNAATTLAAMGALAVTMFAGITVLAMNYKVHVAADPTELGLAPGTPMSTALAQIGRATFGSWHFMFYLLQAVTAGVLILAANTAFNGFPMLASILAKDRYVPRQLFNRGDRLVYSNGVVLLALAAIGLIVAFDAQLTRLIQLYIIGVFVSFTLSQAGMVKHWKQELASPETRKEERIHIHRRLAINAVGATMTFVVLVIVLITKFTHGAWLVVIAMPLLFIGMKGVRRHYDTVSRELAVAPGVKPRKPARHHVVVLVASVHAPTLKALGFAMGLRPDTLTAVSVAADEESANRLRADWADHDPGIPLKVLHSPYREVVGPVLAYLQEQAAAEGTDMLSVVIPEYVVGHWWEQPLHNQNALRLKARLLFTPGVAVIDVPYLLESAKPERKGERQEEAGTRPGAG; encoded by the coding sequence ATGAGGCGTATCAATGCGAAACGTGTGCTGGTCGGCGAACCGCTCGACACCGCGCGCCTGGGCGAGACCCTGCTGCCCAAGCGGCTCGCACTCCCGATCTTCTGCAGCGACCCGCTCTCCTCCGTGGCCTACGCCACCGAGGAGATCCTGCTGATCCTCGCCCTCGGCGGGGTCGCGCTGCTCCACCTCGCCTGGTACGCGGCCGCCGCCATCGTGTTCCTGCTCGTGGTCGTCGTCGCCTCCTACCGGCAGACCTGCTACGCCTACCCGGGCGGCGGCGGCGCCTACATCGTCAGCTCCAAGAACCTCGGCCAGACGGCCGCCCTCACCGCCGCGAGCGCCCTGCTCGTCGACTACGTCATGACGGTCGCCGTCTCCGTGGTCTCCGGTGTCGCCGCCATCACCTCCGCCATCCCCTCCCTCTCCGATCACGAAGTGCCCCTGTCGGTGGGCTTCGTGGTGCTGCTGACCCTCATGAACCTGCGCGGGGTGCGGGAGTCGGGCCGGGTCTTCGCCGTCCCCACCTACGGCTTCGTCCTCGTCATCTACCTGATGTTCGCGGTGGCCGCCTACCGGCTCGCGACCGGATCCACCATCCGCGCCGAATCCGCCGATCTGCCGATCAGCGCGGAGGGCACGTACGCCGGCCTCGCGGTGGTCCTGCTCGCACTGCGCGCCTTCGCCTCCGGCTGTACCGCGCTCACGGGCGTCGAGGCCATCAGCAACGGAGTCCCCGCCTTCCAGAAGCCGAAGAGCAAGAACGCGGCGACCACCCTCGCCGCGATGGGCGCCCTGGCCGTCACCATGTTCGCCGGGATCACCGTCCTCGCCATGAACTACAAAGTGCACGTGGCCGCGGACCCGACCGAGCTGGGCCTGGCCCCCGGAACCCCGATGTCCACCGCGCTCGCCCAGATCGGCCGGGCCACCTTCGGCAGCTGGCACTTCATGTTCTACCTGCTCCAGGCCGTCACGGCCGGCGTGCTGATCCTCGCCGCCAACACCGCCTTCAACGGGTTCCCGATGCTCGCCTCGATCCTCGCCAAGGACCGGTACGTGCCCCGCCAGCTCTTCAACCGCGGCGACCGGCTCGTCTACTCCAACGGCGTCGTCCTGCTGGCGCTCGCCGCCATCGGCCTCATCGTCGCCTTCGACGCCCAGCTGACCCGCCTCATCCAGCTCTACATCATCGGCGTCTTCGTCTCCTTCACCCTCTCCCAGGCGGGCATGGTCAAGCACTGGAAGCAGGAGCTCGCCTCCCCGGAGACCCGCAAGGAGGAGCGGATCCACATCCACCGCCGGCTCGCCATCAACGCGGTCGGCGCCACCATGACCTTCGTGGTCCTGGTCATCGTCCTGATCACCAAGTTCACCCACGGCGCCTGGCTCGTCGTCATCGCCATGCCGCTGCTCTTCATCGGCATGAAGGGCGTACGCCGCCACTACGACACCGTGTCCCGGGAACTCGCCGTCGCTCCCGGGGTCAAACCCCGCAAGCCCGCCCGCCACCACGTCGTCGTCCTCGTCGCTTCCGTGCACGCCCCCACGCTCAAGGCCCTCGGCTTCGCCATGGGGCTGCGCCCCGACACCCTCACGGCCGTCTCGGTCGCGGCCGACGAGGAGAGCGCGAACCGGCTGCGCGCGGACTGGGCGGACCACGACCCGGGCATCCCGCTCAAGGTGCTCCACTCCCCGTACCGCGAGGTGGTCGGGCCCGTGCTGGCCTACCTGCAGGAGCAGGCGGCCGCCGAGGGCACGGACATGCTCTCCGTGGTCATCCCGGAGTACGTGGTCGGACACTGGTGGGAACAGCCCCTGCACAACCAGAACGCGCTGCGGCTCAAGGCGCGCCTGCTGTTCACGCCCGGGGTCGCGGTGATCGACGTGCCGTACCTGCTGGAGTCCGCGAAGCCGGAGCGGAAGGGGGAGCGGCAGGAGGAGGCGGGGACCCGGCCGGGCGCTGGGTGA
- a CDS encoding PucR family transcriptional regulator, producing MERIIGEIREDLDRRIAVAAERLADRSPDGDPACAVYVALLGRAALRERVHHLLRQIVDGLVREARGLPPELGDARADGELRARQGLPLDSLLRVYRLCGRLLWQVLTEAVAARDRAALPRLLPGAPALWDVVDRMADAAAESYRRAEAVRADRERELRGALLDALFDGGGPADRSAESARRLGLPERGRFAVVVLDAGDGARTAPEGGAPRVLWRIRADGETGLVELGPLPLASVTDLLAPLGLRAGVSPVVQTPGELAGARRLAVLALRAAPGADGPHTALLDERLPAALVAAEPELAGRLRHVVLGPVLALAPEDRRVLLTTLGTWLTCRGSTTYAAQRLYCHRNTVSNRLRRLEQLTGRSLADPAHVVELALAHTAVTQRPAGSPPPPAAPPSAPASRTPAGTARRSPRPRA from the coding sequence ATGGAGCGGATCATCGGGGAGATACGCGAGGACCTGGACCGCCGGATCGCCGTGGCCGCCGAGCGGCTGGCCGACCGGTCGCCGGACGGGGATCCGGCCTGCGCCGTCTACGTCGCCCTGCTCGGCCGGGCCGCCCTGCGCGAGCGGGTCCACCATCTGCTCCGCCAGATCGTCGACGGTCTGGTGCGCGAGGCCCGCGGCCTGCCGCCCGAGCTCGGCGACGCCCGCGCCGACGGAGAGCTCCGCGCCCGGCAGGGCCTGCCGCTCGACTCCCTGCTGCGGGTGTACCGGCTCTGCGGCCGGCTGCTGTGGCAGGTCCTGACCGAGGCCGTCGCCGCCCGGGACCGGGCGGCGCTGCCCCGGCTGCTGCCGGGGGCGCCCGCCCTGTGGGACGTGGTCGACCGGATGGCGGACGCGGCGGCCGAGTCCTACCGCCGGGCCGAGGCCGTACGCGCCGACCGCGAGCGGGAGCTGCGGGGGGCCCTGCTCGACGCCCTGTTCGACGGCGGCGGTCCGGCGGACCGGTCCGCCGAGTCGGCGCGGCGGCTCGGACTGCCGGAGCGCGGACGGTTCGCCGTGGTGGTCCTCGACGCCGGAGACGGCGCGCGGACCGCCCCGGAGGGTGGCGCCCCGCGCGTGCTGTGGCGGATCCGGGCGGACGGGGAGACGGGCCTGGTGGAGCTGGGCCCGCTGCCGCTCGCCTCCGTGACGGATCTGCTCGCGCCCCTCGGCTTACGCGCCGGGGTGAGCCCGGTGGTCCAGACGCCGGGCGAGCTGGCCGGGGCCCGCCGGCTGGCCGTCCTCGCGCTGCGCGCGGCGCCGGGAGCCGACGGTCCGCACACCGCCCTGCTGGACGAGCGGCTCCCGGCGGCGCTGGTCGCGGCCGAGCCCGAACTCGCGGGCCGGCTGCGTCACGTGGTGCTGGGGCCGGTCCTGGCACTGGCCCCGGAGGACCGCAGGGTCCTGCTGACCACCCTGGGCACCTGGCTGACCTGCCGGGGCTCGACCACGTACGCGGCGCAGCGGCTGTACTGCCACCGCAACACCGTCTCGAACCGGCTGCGCCGCCTGGAGCAGCTCACCGGCCGCTCGCTGGCCGATCCCGCGCACGTCGTGGAGCTGGCGCTGGCGCACACGGCGGTCACCCAGCGCCCGGCCGGGTCCCCGCCTCCTCCTGCCGCTCCCCCTTCCGCTCCGGCTTCGCGGACTCCAGCAGGTACGGCACGTCGATCACCGCGACCCCGGGCGTGA
- a CDS encoding xanthine dehydrogenase family protein molybdopterin-binding subunit has protein sequence MTGQSHAPTDGQSHPPTDGQSRRSFLTYLVAAPTLALVTRAGADLLAPQPAHAVVPTLPAPADLVDLGDLFILAGAPTSALLALAVEADGTIRFRLPREEVGQGLTTAVAMLVAEELDAPLAAVRVELDDARPELLFNQLTGSSNSIRSLYGPVRQCAATARARLVAAAAVRWRLPASTLTTANGAVRAPDGRTASYGSLAAAAADPALIVLGATPKPAAKHALVGKPTSRIDARAMVTGAQRYTLDLDVPGAKPCVVRRPPTLGGSVRSVANLDAVRAMPGVLHVVTIATGVAVVAETFGQALDAKAALQVTWGPGPADQLSDAAVRTKLRAATPPLLVPPLLTAHVDAEFDFAFVSHAPMETNSAVADVRGDRAEIWSGLKSPIVARETIAADLGLPLDKVTVHVVQAGGSFGRRLFFDAALEAARISKACRRPVRLMWTRVDDTRHGRMRPATHHKIRATHLLGEVLSFEHRVAAAETDFRHGLGEIITATAASLPLGIGNATLAQTLFLTTIKSPYNFGLTTQALTEVPTGVPTGSWRSVYSANTRGAEEIVVDELAAATGRDPYQFRRTFLKTAAQRAVLDKAATEGGWGRAMPAGCAQGIAFHEEYKSRTACLVEIDTRDPEHIRVTKAVIAVDVGLPVNPRGLEAQMIGGLTDAISTTLKAGLHLDKGLPLEGSYSQFHWAQQRDTPKDVRVYVLPATGTEPGGAGELGLPAAVGAIANAYARATGTKPRSFPLDFDVDFTPYPR, from the coding sequence ATGACCGGGCAGAGCCATGCGCCGACCGACGGGCAGAGCCATCCGCCGACCGACGGGCAGAGCCGGCGGTCCTTCCTCACCTATCTGGTCGCCGCTCCCACCCTCGCCCTCGTCACGCGCGCCGGCGCCGACCTCCTGGCCCCTCAGCCCGCGCACGCCGTGGTGCCGACCCTGCCCGCCCCCGCCGACCTGGTCGACCTCGGCGACCTGTTCATCCTGGCCGGCGCCCCCACCTCCGCCCTGCTCGCGCTCGCCGTGGAGGCCGACGGAACGATCCGCTTCCGGCTGCCGCGCGAGGAGGTGGGCCAAGGCCTCACCACCGCCGTGGCGATGCTCGTCGCCGAGGAACTGGACGCGCCGCTGGCCGCCGTACGGGTCGAACTGGACGACGCCCGCCCCGAGCTGCTCTTCAACCAGCTCACCGGATCCTCCAACTCCATCCGCTCCCTCTACGGCCCGGTCCGCCAGTGCGCCGCCACCGCCCGGGCCCGCCTGGTCGCGGCCGCCGCCGTGCGCTGGAGGCTCCCGGCGTCCACCCTGACCACGGCGAACGGCGCCGTCCGCGCCCCCGACGGCCGCACCGCGTCCTACGGCTCCCTCGCCGCGGCCGCCGCCGACCCCGCCCTGATCGTCCTCGGGGCCACCCCCAAGCCGGCGGCGAAGCACGCCCTGGTCGGCAAGCCCACCAGCCGGATCGACGCCCGCGCCATGGTCACCGGGGCCCAGCGCTACACCCTCGACCTGGACGTGCCCGGCGCCAAGCCCTGCGTGGTCCGCCGCCCTCCCACCCTCGGCGGCAGCGTCCGCTCCGTGGCCAACCTGGACGCCGTCCGGGCCATGCCCGGCGTGCTGCACGTGGTCACCATCGCCACCGGGGTCGCCGTCGTCGCCGAGACCTTCGGCCAGGCCCTCGACGCCAAGGCCGCCCTCCAGGTCACCTGGGGCCCGGGCCCGGCCGACCAGCTCTCGGACGCGGCCGTGCGCACGAAGCTGCGCGCCGCCACCCCGCCGCTGCTCGTGCCGCCGCTGCTCACCGCGCACGTGGACGCCGAGTTCGACTTCGCCTTCGTCAGCCACGCGCCGATGGAGACCAACTCGGCCGTCGCCGACGTGCGGGGCGACCGCGCCGAGATCTGGTCCGGACTCAAATCGCCCATCGTGGCCCGCGAGACGATCGCCGCCGACCTCGGCCTGCCCCTCGACAAGGTCACCGTCCACGTGGTGCAGGCCGGCGGCTCCTTCGGCCGGCGGCTGTTCTTCGACGCCGCCCTGGAAGCGGCCCGGATCTCCAAGGCCTGCCGCCGCCCGGTCCGGCTGATGTGGACCCGGGTGGACGACACCCGGCACGGCCGGATGCGCCCGGCCACCCACCACAAGATCCGGGCGACGCACCTGCTGGGCGAGGTGCTCAGCTTCGAGCACCGGGTCGCCGCCGCGGAGACCGACTTCCGGCACGGACTCGGCGAGATCATCACCGCCACCGCCGCCAGCCTCCCGCTCGGCATCGGCAACGCCACCCTCGCCCAGACCCTGTTCCTCACCACGATCAAGTCCCCGTACAACTTCGGACTCACCACCCAGGCGCTCACCGAGGTCCCGACCGGGGTCCCCACCGGGTCCTGGCGCTCGGTGTACTCGGCGAACACCCGCGGGGCCGAGGAGATCGTGGTGGACGAGCTGGCCGCCGCGACGGGCCGGGACCCGTACCAGTTCCGCCGGACCTTCCTGAAGACGGCCGCCCAGCGCGCCGTACTCGACAAGGCGGCCACCGAAGGGGGCTGGGGCCGGGCCATGCCGGCCGGCTGCGCCCAGGGCATCGCCTTCCACGAGGAGTACAAGTCCCGCACGGCCTGCCTGGTCGAGATCGACACCAGGGACCCGGAGCACATCCGCGTCACGAAGGCGGTCATCGCCGTCGACGTGGGCCTGCCCGTCAACCCGCGCGGACTGGAGGCCCAGATGATCGGCGGCCTGACCGACGCGATCTCCACCACGCTCAAGGCAGGCCTGCACCTGGACAAGGGGCTCCCGCTGGAAGGCAGTTACAGCCAGTTCCACTGGGCGCAGCAGCGCGACACCCCGAAGGACGTACGCGTCTACGTGCTCCCGGCGACCGGGACCGAGCCGGGCGGGGCCGGCGAGCTGGGCCTGCCCGCCGCCGTGGGCGCGATCGCCAACGCCTATGCCCGGGCCACCGGCACCAAGCCGCGCAGCTTCCCCCTCGACTTCGACGTCGACTTCACCCCGTACCCGCGCTAG
- a CDS encoding PP2C family protein-serine/threonine phosphatase: MPSHLYADRPAQPPEPGSVDALISQTRQLRGEVDAVRRDTVVDDDDAQGRWQRALCDLAVHHLDDLRAHLGQLKEGLPPASPESAALPQAAPETGAEAQQTRVGSAEWNLLTDEVSWSDELFQIFGRSPEAGALPLDELGSTLFSEDQPLLTAMVTACLVDGKPIDGEFRIVRADGRVRTLHMRGEPVLDSDGCTATMWAVLRDVSELRRSQRAVRESRDSLQRRQEIAQTERRLAVELQEAVLPPWRGSLRFPHDNTRALDVAAHYLPSATSALIGGDWYDALELPGGDSMLTVGDLTGHGVTATSGMAMMLGALRGMAMAGIEPGPLMGWLNQLLETSVQPALGSAVCCRYDPARRVLSWAQAGHPAPLLFRRGQGRSLLPPEGVLLGATSGAAYGQAEERLEIGDVLVLHTDGLTPRSIEFSKADGTERLLALAPHFSAARSAQDCVRLVIGEFGEGEREDDACVLVARIGS; the protein is encoded by the coding sequence ATGCCGTCCCACCTGTACGCGGACCGCCCCGCGCAACCCCCAGAGCCAGGGTCGGTGGACGCGCTGATCTCGCAGACCCGGCAGCTCCGGGGCGAAGTCGACGCCGTCCGCCGCGACACCGTCGTCGACGACGACGACGCACAGGGCCGCTGGCAACGCGCACTGTGCGATCTCGCCGTCCACCACCTCGACGACCTCCGCGCACACCTGGGCCAGCTCAAGGAAGGGCTGCCGCCCGCCTCGCCCGAGTCGGCCGCGCTGCCGCAGGCCGCCCCCGAGACGGGGGCCGAGGCCCAGCAGACGAGGGTCGGCAGTGCCGAGTGGAACCTGCTGACCGATGAGGTCAGTTGGTCCGACGAGCTCTTCCAGATCTTCGGCCGCTCCCCCGAGGCCGGCGCGCTCCCCCTCGACGAACTGGGATCCACCCTGTTCTCCGAGGACCAGCCGCTGCTGACCGCGATGGTGACGGCCTGTCTGGTGGACGGCAAGCCGATCGACGGCGAGTTCCGCATCGTCCGGGCCGACGGCCGGGTCAGGACGCTGCACATGAGGGGCGAGCCGGTACTCGACTCCGACGGTTGCACGGCCACCATGTGGGCCGTGCTGCGGGACGTGAGTGAACTGCGCCGGAGCCAGCGGGCGGTGCGTGAGTCCAGGGACTCGCTGCAGCGCCGGCAGGAGATCGCGCAGACCGAGCGCCGGCTGGCGGTCGAGCTGCAGGAAGCCGTGCTCCCCCCGTGGCGCGGCTCCCTGCGGTTCCCGCACGACAACACCAGGGCGCTGGACGTCGCGGCGCACTACCTGCCCTCCGCGACCAGCGCGCTCATCGGCGGCGACTGGTACGACGCCCTCGAACTCCCCGGCGGGGATTCCATGCTGACGGTGGGTGACCTCACCGGCCACGGGGTGACCGCGACCTCCGGCATGGCGATGATGCTCGGCGCCCTGCGCGGGATGGCCATGGCCGGCATCGAGCCGGGCCCCCTGATGGGCTGGCTCAACCAGCTCCTGGAAACCTCCGTCCAGCCCGCGCTGGGATCCGCGGTGTGCTGCCGCTACGATCCCGCCCGCCGGGTGCTGTCCTGGGCCCAGGCAGGTCACCCCGCCCCGCTGCTGTTCCGGCGCGGCCAGGGTCGTTCCCTCCTGCCGCCCGAGGGCGTCCTGCTGGGAGCCACCTCCGGAGCCGCGTACGGCCAGGCCGAGGAGCGGCTGGAGATCGGCGACGTGCTCGTCCTGCACACCGACGGACTGACGCCGCGCAGCATCGAGTTCAGCAAGGCCGACGGGACCGAGCGGCTGCTGGCGCTGGCACCGCACTTCTCCGCCGCCCGGTCCGCGCAGGACTGCGTGCGCCTGGTGATCGGGGAGTTCGGCGAGGGCGAGCGCGAGGACGACGCCTGCGTACTGGTGGCCCGGATCGGCTCGTAG
- a CDS encoding TetR/AcrR family transcriptional regulator, giving the protein MRQNPERRAALLDAAIEVLAREGSRGLTLRAVDTEAGVPTGTASNYFAHRAQLLVQILHRTRERLTPDPADLTGPLDTKVLLRRLLERMRRERSVHTAMLELRLEATRRPELQEALAGFQGAELEANIAWHLEAGLPGDRQGVVLIYLAMLGLIVDDLTVPGLLDPRSPHGVEGLIDTMVERLLPERPAD; this is encoded by the coding sequence ATGCGCCAGAACCCCGAGCGCCGCGCCGCGCTGCTCGACGCCGCCATCGAAGTCCTCGCCCGCGAGGGGTCACGGGGGCTGACCTTGCGCGCGGTGGACACGGAGGCCGGGGTTCCGACCGGCACCGCCTCCAACTACTTCGCCCACCGCGCCCAGCTCCTCGTGCAGATCCTGCACCGCACCCGCGAGCGGCTGACCCCCGACCCGGCCGACCTGACGGGCCCGCTCGACACCAAGGTGCTGCTGCGCCGGCTCCTGGAGCGCATGCGCCGCGAGCGCAGCGTCCACACCGCGATGCTGGAACTGCGCCTGGAGGCCACCCGGCGGCCCGAACTCCAGGAGGCACTGGCCGGGTTCCAGGGCGCCGAACTGGAGGCGAACATCGCCTGGCACCTGGAGGCGGGGCTGCCGGGGGACCGGCAGGGAGTGGTCCTGATCTACCTGGCCATGCTCGGGCTGATCGTGGACGACCTCACCGTGCCCGGACTGCTGGACCCCCGGTCGCCGCACGGGGTCGAGGGGCTCATCGACACGATGGTCGAGCGCCTCCTCCCGGAGCGCCCCGCGGACTGA
- a CDS encoding (2Fe-2S)-binding protein, with product MPSHTFTVNGQSVTVDAPDDLPLLWVLRDMLNVRGPKYGCGVDVCKACTSHLDGVDVRPCVVPVSACAGKSVTTIEGLADGEDLHPVQEAWLEQDVAQCGFCQPGQIMAAVALLKRTSTPTDEDIDAIANICRCGTYFRIREAIRSAAAKM from the coding sequence GTGCCCTCGCACACCTTCACCGTCAACGGGCAGAGCGTCACCGTGGACGCGCCCGACGATCTGCCCCTGCTGTGGGTGCTCCGCGACATGCTGAACGTACGCGGCCCCAAATACGGCTGCGGCGTGGACGTCTGCAAGGCCTGCACCAGCCACCTCGACGGGGTGGACGTCCGCCCGTGCGTGGTGCCGGTCTCCGCGTGCGCGGGGAAGTCGGTGACCACGATCGAGGGACTGGCCGACGGCGAGGACCTGCACCCGGTGCAGGAGGCCTGGCTCGAACAGGACGTCGCCCAGTGCGGCTTCTGCCAGCCCGGCCAGATCATGGCGGCCGTCGCCCTGCTGAAGCGGACGAGCACGCCCACGGACGAGGACATCGACGCGATCGCCAACATCTGCCGCTGCGGCACGTACTTCCGCATCCGGGAGGCGATCCGCAGCGCGGCGGCCAAAATGTAG
- a CDS encoding SCO4226 family nickel-binding protein, translating into MTKYMDVHHGMTGITAEQLKAAHKADLAIEKEERVHFERAWADPASGTVYCLSEAPSAEAVQRIHERTGHPASEIHPVPLTV; encoded by the coding sequence GTGACGAAGTACATGGATGTCCACCACGGCATGACCGGCATCACCGCGGAGCAGCTGAAGGCCGCCCACAAGGCCGACCTGGCCATCGAGAAGGAAGAGCGCGTGCACTTCGAGCGCGCCTGGGCCGACCCCGCGTCCGGCACCGTCTACTGCCTCTCCGAGGCGCCCTCGGCGGAGGCGGTCCAGCGCATTCACGAGCGCACGGGGCACCCCGCCAGCGAGATCCACCCGGTACCGCTCACCGTGTGA